A DNA window from Acidobacteriota bacterium contains the following coding sequences:
- the lspA gene encoding signal peptidase II has translation MTTDSIDSGKLVSECAETGAPGEERLSAPLRWITLTLLFFVMDALTKVAVQVFLTQPHRDITIIPGFFAFSPTLNKGIAFSLLAGTDSVWKPILLTTVAVAALAWFSWMILGGTIRKTAMLVASGMVCGGILGNTANRLITGSVVDFLDFHVGRFAWPTFNIADSCISIGAVWLIISLLREERKS, from the coding sequence ATGACAACTGACTCGATCGACAGCGGGAAGTTGGTGTCCGAATGCGCAGAGACCGGGGCCCCGGGGGAGGAACGGCTCTCCGCCCCGCTCCGCTGGATCACCCTGACCCTGCTCTTCTTCGTGATGGACGCCCTGACCAAGGTCGCCGTCCAGGTGTTCCTGACCCAGCCGCACCGGGACATCACCATCATCCCCGGTTTCTTCGCCTTCTCACCGACCCTCAACAAGGGCATCGCCTTCAGCCTCCTGGCGGGGACCGACTCCGTCTGGAAGCCCATTCTGCTCACCACGGTCGCCGTGGCGGCCCTCGCCTGGTTCTCCTGGATGATCCTGGGGGGCACGATCCGGAAGACCGCGATGCTGGTGGCCTCCGGCATGGTCTGCGGCGGCATCCTGGGCAACACCGCAAACCGCCTCATCACCGGCTCCGTGGTGGATTTCCTCGACTTTCACGTCGGCCGCTTCGCCTGGCCGACCTTCAACATCGCGGACTCGTGCATCAGCATCGGGGCCGTCTGGCTCATCATCTCTCTCTTGCGGGAGGAGCGGAAGTCATGA
- a CDS encoding SpoIIE family protein phosphatase, translating to MSGRETGKRRPRKNGGSRRGFHLFLAVWTATLAVQVGIVWSSLALDSPLRGGGIALDFGASGTTVRDLARESPFRAVGLRPGDLLRAFRDGNGERIPVRGLRDIARAHRALRFGSPWVIEVEREMPGGRTVTLELPVPPWPRPSNYVARNSGLLLSLLPFFVINFLTAGFIAILKPDDRAARNAAYLFLSFCVLGWGDASNLLPEPASQFSTLVWITLFSCMSAFFLRFFLQFPSPSPVAVRFPWLMRAAAWVGAVFSVWNLLWHFLPYYDVRAFVLYLRPVIVVDYVLDVIYVLAALAGFASLVTNIRRTPSPGERRRLIVLLFCVAGLLPWLVSFLMSAVFGYAFSRGFALLLNLLRIFIPIFFAWAVIKHRMFGARVILRKGLRFALLSNGFLFLEGILVFLGLYYGLGPAVTRTFGTRQHEFLLAATAGATLGALVLIGRVNRGMMRVLERKYFRESHDAHEILARFGTDLRRHCMQPEQVFTLLLGTATRVFHPARAALFVRLRELAALPAESEAMKQLRRTGGSSPETAFTCVADALHDPDGTLEVRCPSPLSGDAGRESRALRLLRLKGGEQGTPLTISPRRRRWLEPEAEAAADRGDPLIFEELRTQLIVPLVREESMFAFLCLGEKLSEEPYSREDAEFLQTMAQQVSATLDHAVLILQSREQSQLLREMEIARQVQSNLFPAATIPIPGLDYVGTCRPARYVGGDYYDFLRVGSYKLALALGDIAGKGVSAALLMAGLQATLRMQVDLQGDRTGEILGEINRRFCTTSEERRFATLFLGVYDPVSRVLTYASAGHNPPLLFRGGGDGSTPEALAATGPLLGVVPDLRYPSPSVRLEPGDLLVIYSDGVTEAMNDAGDLFGEEEFARFIGARQDLPPARLVDEVLAEVRRFVGAAPQSDDITLVVARVTCDPVP from the coding sequence GTGAGCGGTCGTGAAACGGGAAAGCGGAGGCCGCGGAAAAACGGCGGAAGCCGTCGCGGTTTCCACCTCTTCCTTGCGGTCTGGACGGCGACGCTCGCGGTCCAGGTGGGGATCGTCTGGTCCTCCCTGGCGCTGGACAGCCCCCTTCGGGGGGGCGGGATCGCGCTGGATTTCGGGGCATCGGGCACCACCGTCCGGGACCTGGCCCGGGAATCCCCCTTCCGGGCCGTCGGGCTGAGACCGGGGGACCTTCTTCGGGCCTTCCGGGACGGGAACGGCGAACGGATCCCCGTCCGCGGCCTGCGGGACATCGCCCGTGCCCACCGGGCCCTCCGGTTTGGGTCCCCCTGGGTCATCGAAGTGGAGCGGGAGATGCCGGGCGGGCGGACCGTGACCCTGGAACTCCCGGTGCCTCCCTGGCCCCGTCCGTCGAACTACGTCGCCCGCAACAGCGGTCTCCTCCTGTCGCTTCTCCCGTTTTTCGTCATCAACTTCCTGACGGCGGGCTTCATCGCCATCCTCAAACCCGACGACCGTGCCGCGCGGAACGCCGCCTACCTCTTCCTGAGTTTCTGCGTGCTGGGGTGGGGCGACGCCTCGAACCTCCTGCCCGAGCCCGCCAGCCAGTTCAGCACGCTCGTCTGGATCACCCTCTTTTCCTGCATGAGCGCCTTCTTCCTGCGCTTCTTCCTCCAGTTCCCCTCGCCCTCCCCTGTCGCCGTGCGGTTCCCGTGGCTGATGCGAGCGGCGGCCTGGGTCGGGGCGGTCTTCAGCGTCTGGAACCTCCTGTGGCACTTCCTGCCCTACTACGACGTCCGGGCTTTCGTCCTCTACCTGCGGCCGGTGATCGTCGTCGACTACGTTCTGGACGTGATCTACGTCCTGGCCGCGCTCGCGGGGTTCGCCTCGCTCGTCACGAACATCCGTCGAACCCCCTCCCCCGGGGAGCGCCGCCGCCTGATCGTGCTCCTGTTCTGCGTCGCGGGCCTGCTGCCCTGGCTGGTGTCCTTCCTCATGTCGGCGGTCTTCGGCTACGCCTTCAGCCGGGGCTTCGCCCTCCTGCTGAACCTCCTGCGGATCTTCATCCCGATCTTTTTCGCGTGGGCGGTTATCAAGCACCGGATGTTCGGGGCCCGGGTCATCCTCCGCAAGGGGCTCCGGTTCGCCCTGCTGTCCAACGGGTTCCTCTTCCTGGAAGGGATCCTGGTGTTCCTGGGGCTGTACTACGGGCTGGGGCCAGCGGTGACCCGGACGTTCGGCACCCGGCAGCACGAGTTCCTCCTGGCGGCCACCGCCGGCGCCACCCTGGGCGCCCTCGTCCTGATCGGCCGGGTCAACCGCGGCATGATGCGGGTGCTGGAGCGGAAGTACTTCCGGGAGAGTCACGACGCCCACGAGATCCTCGCGCGCTTCGGCACCGACCTGCGGCGGCACTGCATGCAGCCCGAGCAGGTCTTCACCCTGCTCCTGGGCACGGCCACCCGGGTCTTCCACCCCGCCCGGGCGGCCCTGTTCGTTCGCCTTCGCGAACTGGCGGCGCTCCCCGCCGAATCCGAAGCCATGAAACAGCTGCGGCGGACCGGCGGCAGCAGCCCCGAGACCGCTTTCACCTGCGTGGCGGATGCCCTCCACGACCCGGACGGCACCCTGGAGGTCCGCTGTCCCTCCCCCCTGTCCGGCGACGCGGGGAGGGAGTCCCGAGCCCTCCGGCTGCTCCGGCTCAAGGGGGGCGAGCAGGGTACGCCGCTGACCATCTCCCCGCGGCGGCGGCGCTGGCTCGAGCCCGAGGCCGAAGCGGCCGCGGACCGGGGAGACCCCCTCATCTTCGAGGAGCTGCGAACCCAGTTGATCGTCCCGCTTGTCCGGGAGGAGTCCATGTTCGCGTTCCTCTGCCTGGGGGAGAAGCTGTCCGAGGAGCCCTACTCGCGGGAAGACGCGGAGTTCCTCCAGACCATGGCCCAGCAGGTCTCGGCGACCCTTGACCACGCGGTCCTGATCCTCCAGTCCCGGGAGCAGTCCCAGTTGCTCCGGGAGATGGAGATCGCCCGGCAGGTCCAGTCGAATCTCTTTCCCGCCGCCACCATCCCCATCCCGGGCCTGGATTACGTGGGGACCTGCCGGCCGGCGCGCTACGTCGGGGGAGACTACTACGATTTCCTCCGGGTGGGTTCCTACAAGCTGGCCCTGGCCCTTGGGGACATCGCGGGGAAGGGGGTTTCCGCCGCCCTTCTCATGGCGGGCCTCCAGGCCACCCTCCGGATGCAGGTGGACCTCCAGGGCGACCGGACCGGGGAGATCCTCGGGGAGATCAACCGCCGCTTCTGCACCACCAGCGAGGAGCGCCGCTTCGCCACCCTCTTCCTCGGCGTGTACGACCCCGTCAGCCGGGTCCTGACCTACGCCAGCGCAGGGCACAACCCGCCCCTCCTCTTTCGGGGCGGGGGCGACGGCTCCACTCCGGAGGCGCTGGCCGCCACCGGGCCCCTCCTCGGCGTCGTTCCCGACCTCCGTTACCCCTCCCCCAGCGTCCGCCTTGAACCGGGCGACCTGCTGGTGATCTACAGCGACGGGGTGACGGAGGCCATGAACGACGCGGGGGACCTCTTCGGGGAAGAGGAGTTCGCCCGATTCATCGGGGCGCGTCAGGACCTTCCCCCGGCGCGGCTGGTGGACGAGGTCCTCGCCGAGGTGCGGCGTTTCGTCGGCGCCGCCCCGCAGTCGGACGACATCACCCTCGTCGTCGCCCGCGTGACCTGCGACCCCGTTCCCTGA
- a CDS encoding insulinase family protein, which translates to MIKTLILVALAGSLAGAALCAPPNPLPTVNVEQYQLSNGLTVFLVEDHTLPIVAVNINYRVGSKNEKPGRTGFAHLFEHMMFQGSKHWNDDFFKPLQEIGGEVNGGTNTDRTRYWTLVPAGYLERALWLEADRMGFLLEAMTPVRLANQVSVVQNERRQNYDNRPYGTVMEKMAAAAFPPNHPYSWLTIGAMADIQAATLDDVREFFRAYYTPNNASLCVAGDFKPEEAKAHIRKYFGDIPPGPPVSKIGRWVPRLEGEIVLDIQDRVKLPRAYLSWFTTPRYAGDEAALTVFARVLGDGKTSRLHQALVRDQQLAQDVTVNHSALEISGSFLVTLTPRPGHTLDEVEAAALAVLNDTLQNGITAEELGRVQADETARALRGMQRVGGFGGISDSLNEYYHYLGKADMFQWDLQRFLDLTPESVTAAARKYLGPDRVRARVSPMPDLKAETAGAATETEREKVPGKAAGEPFRFPAPERFRLANGLEVVLAERHKLPLVTLAVVIKSGSASDPAGRAGLADLTAALLAEGAGGKSSKDFAEALEGKGARLSIATERDVTKVSLSTMKDRLGETLPLLADAVMRPDFPDDELDRERKARLVRLMQQRDQTALLAQSALLGVLFGGHPYGHPSLGTPEGLTAVTLEDVRANYAERFGPAQAVLVVAGDLTRAELEKALAGNLAAWSAGARAGASLPEPPRHPARTLYIVNKPGAAQSHILIGSVGAARASADHAALEAANGVLGGQFVSRLNMNLREDKGYTYGCRSRFTYGVVPYLFSASAPVQTRVTAAAVSEMVKEIAGMAGARPVTAEELAFARGSLVDGYARDFETLDQIVSRIADLAPYGLPDDELETWPARVGALTPDLVNAAARKHLHPDQLAIVVVGDKAAIAADLARLDLGPVVEVDEQGRPVAR; encoded by the coding sequence ATGATCAAGACCCTGATCCTCGTCGCCCTGGCGGGCAGCCTGGCCGGCGCGGCCTTGTGCGCGCCGCCCAACCCGCTCCCCACGGTCAACGTCGAGCAGTACCAGCTGTCCAACGGTCTCACGGTCTTCCTGGTGGAGGACCACACCCTGCCCATCGTGGCGGTGAACATCAACTACAGGGTGGGGTCCAAGAACGAGAAGCCCGGCCGCACCGGCTTCGCCCACCTCTTCGAGCACATGATGTTCCAGGGCTCGAAGCACTGGAACGACGACTTCTTCAAGCCGCTGCAGGAGATCGGCGGCGAGGTGAACGGCGGCACCAACACGGACCGAACCCGGTACTGGACCCTGGTTCCCGCGGGCTACCTGGAGCGCGCTCTCTGGCTGGAGGCCGACCGCATGGGGTTCCTGCTGGAGGCCATGACGCCGGTCCGCCTGGCCAACCAGGTCTCGGTGGTCCAGAACGAGCGCCGCCAGAACTACGACAACCGCCCTTACGGGACGGTGATGGAGAAGATGGCGGCGGCCGCCTTCCCGCCGAACCACCCCTACAGCTGGCTGACCATCGGCGCCATGGCGGACATCCAGGCCGCCACCCTGGACGACGTCCGGGAGTTCTTCCGGGCTTACTACACCCCCAACAACGCCAGCCTCTGCGTGGCGGGCGACTTCAAGCCGGAAGAGGCCAAGGCACACATCCGGAAGTACTTCGGGGATATCCCTCCCGGCCCGCCCGTCTCGAAGATCGGGCGGTGGGTCCCCCGGCTCGAGGGCGAGATCGTCCTGGACATCCAGGACCGGGTCAAGCTCCCCCGGGCCTACCTCTCCTGGTTCACCACCCCGCGCTACGCCGGGGACGAGGCCGCCCTGACGGTCTTCGCCCGGGTCCTCGGGGACGGGAAGACCTCCCGGCTTCACCAGGCCCTGGTCCGCGACCAGCAGCTGGCCCAGGATGTCACCGTCAACCACAGTGCCCTGGAGATTTCGGGGAGTTTCCTGGTGACGCTCACGCCCCGGCCCGGGCACACCCTGGACGAGGTGGAGGCCGCGGCCCTCGCCGTGCTGAACGACACCCTGCAAAACGGCATCACGGCGGAGGAACTCGGGCGCGTCCAGGCCGACGAAACCGCGCGGGCCCTGCGCGGCATGCAGCGGGTCGGCGGGTTCGGCGGCATCTCGGATTCCCTCAACGAGTACTACCACTACCTGGGGAAGGCCGACATGTTCCAGTGGGACCTGCAGCGCTTCCTCGACCTGACCCCGGAGTCCGTCACGGCCGCGGCGCGGAAGTACCTGGGGCCCGACCGGGTCCGGGCCCGGGTCAGCCCCATGCCGGACCTGAAGGCCGAAACGGCGGGGGCCGCCACCGAAACCGAACGGGAGAAGGTGCCCGGCAAGGCCGCCGGGGAGCCTTTCCGTTTTCCCGCCCCGGAGCGTTTCCGCTTGGCGAACGGGCTGGAGGTCGTCCTCGCGGAGCGGCACAAGCTGCCCCTGGTGACCCTGGCGGTGGTGATCAAGTCCGGGTCGGCCAGTGACCCGGCCGGCCGCGCGGGGCTGGCCGACCTGACGGCGGCGCTCCTGGCGGAGGGCGCGGGCGGAAAGTCCTCGAAGGACTTCGCCGAGGCCCTGGAAGGGAAGGGGGCCCGCCTGAGCATCGCCACCGAGCGGGACGTCACCAAGGTCTCCCTCTCGACGATGAAGGACCGCCTGGGCGAAACCCTGCCGCTCCTGGCCGACGCCGTCATGCGCCCCGACTTCCCCGACGACGAGCTGGACCGCGAGCGCAAGGCCCGCCTGGTCCGCCTGATGCAGCAGCGGGACCAGACCGCGCTGCTGGCCCAGTCCGCCCTGCTCGGCGTCCTGTTCGGGGGGCACCCCTACGGCCACCCGAGCCTGGGGACCCCCGAAGGCCTCACGGCCGTCACCCTGGAGGACGTCCGCGCGAATTACGCGGAGCGTTTCGGCCCCGCCCAGGCCGTGCTGGTGGTGGCGGGGGACCTGACCCGGGCCGAGTTGGAAAAGGCCCTGGCGGGCAACCTGGCGGCGTGGTCCGCCGGGGCCCGCGCCGGCGCCTCCCTCCCCGAACCGCCCCGGCACCCGGCACGGACCCTCTACATCGTGAACAAGCCCGGCGCCGCCCAGTCCCACATCCTGATCGGCTCGGTGGGCGCCGCCCGCGCGAGCGCCGACCACGCCGCCCTGGAAGCCGCCAACGGCGTGCTGGGCGGCCAGTTCGTCTCCCGCCTCAACATGAACCTCCGGGAGGACAAGGGGTACACCTACGGGTGCCGCTCCCGCTTCACCTACGGGGTGGTCCCGTACCTGTTCTCGGCCTCGGCCCCGGTGCAGACCCGGGTGACCGCCGCCGCGGTCTCCGAGATGGTGAAGGAGATCGCGGGGATGGCCGGGGCCAGGCCCGTCACCGCGGAGGAACTCGCCTTCGCACGGGGCAGCCTGGTGGACGGGTACGCCAGGGACTTCGAGACCCTCGACCAGATCGTCTCCCGGATCGCCGACCTGGCGCCCTACGGGCTGCCGGACGATGAGCTGGAGACCTGGCCCGCCCGCGTTGGGGCCCTGACGCCGGACCTGGTGAACGCCGCGGCGCGGAAGCACCTCCACCCCGACCAGTTGGCCATCGTGGTGGTGGGCGACAAGGCGGCCATCGCGGCCGACCTGGCCAGGCTCGACCTCGGCCCGGTGGTGGAAGTGGACGAGCAGGGGCGCCCGGTGGCCCGATAA
- the lolA gene encoding outer membrane lipoprotein chaperone LolA, which translates to MSARWAWALLLGAVGWAFGAEDAYYRRFLERFNAIRTLQADFYQRLSGVGGVEEGNGTLQLKRPGRLRWEYAAPDRKLFFLEGRRYLCYQPGERQLLVQSLQDEDLEESPLVFLLGGKRDLDRHYAVSPAPAGESGRRYVLTPRRQGGPFKRIILTLAGDPPFIVEISLFEENDNFHYYRFSNVRFDLPVADAVFRFTPPAGTEIIREE; encoded by the coding sequence ATGAGCGCCCGATGGGCCTGGGCACTCCTGCTGGGCGCCGTCGGGTGGGCTTTCGGCGCGGAGGACGCGTACTACCGGCGTTTTTTGGAGCGCTTCAACGCCATCCGGACCCTGCAGGCGGACTTCTACCAGCGCCTGTCCGGGGTCGGGGGCGTCGAAGAGGGGAACGGCACGCTCCAGCTCAAGCGCCCCGGCCGCCTGCGCTGGGAGTACGCCGCGCCGGACCGCAAGCTCTTCTTCCTGGAGGGCCGGCGGTACCTGTGCTACCAGCCCGGGGAACGCCAGCTCCTGGTCCAGTCGCTCCAGGACGAGGACCTCGAGGAGTCGCCCCTGGTCTTCCTCCTGGGGGGGAAACGGGACCTCGACCGGCACTACGCGGTGAGCCCCGCACCGGCCGGTGAGAGCGGGCGGCGGTACGTGCTGACGCCGCGCCGCCAGGGCGGCCCTTTCAAGCGCATCATCCTGACGCTGGCCGGGGACCCTCCCTTCATCGTCGAGATCAGCCTCTTCGAGGAAAACGACAACTTCCACTACTACCGATTCTCCAATGTGCGATTCGACCTGCCGGTCGCGGACGCGGTCTTCCGGTTCACGCCGCCGGCGGGGACGGAGATCATCCGGGAGGAGTGA
- a CDS encoding phosphoesterase: protein MTEKLYQADSCLLAFRATVTRVEDAGDGKTRVYLDRTAFYPESGGQPADAGTLGGFTVLDVGETDAGEVFHLLEGGGPAPGAAVEGRVDAARRFDHMQQHSGQHILSAAFWAGGAFRTVGFHLGADAATIDLSPPTATPCQVDAAFDAANAVVWEDRPVSVSCHDKAETAELGLRKPTVREGLIRVVTVADCDRSACGGTHVRRTGEVGMIAFLRSEKLKDKLRIHFACGGRAHRRFRAEHRVISDLCALTTTGVPELVQRVKSLQTDVKALEREAGRLKGEILKSGVPRLLAEAVKVGPAAVVICALDEPSAQAQALCRALLEAGRLVAAVVGSSRDGTLFLGRTPDLSPDLTRLAAALRERFSGKGGGRPDLAQVGSLDPGRLGEALTYCGEWLGREIGTP, encoded by the coding sequence TTGACCGAAAAGTTGTACCAGGCGGATTCATGCCTTCTGGCATTCCGGGCGACGGTCACCCGGGTGGAGGATGCCGGCGACGGGAAAACCCGGGTTTACCTGGACCGCACCGCCTTCTACCCCGAGTCGGGCGGGCAGCCGGCCGACGCGGGGACCCTCGGGGGTTTCACCGTGCTGGACGTGGGGGAGACCGACGCGGGCGAGGTGTTCCACCTCCTCGAGGGCGGGGGGCCGGCCCCGGGGGCTGCGGTGGAAGGCCGGGTCGATGCCGCGCGGCGCTTCGACCACATGCAGCAGCACTCCGGGCAGCACATCCTCTCCGCGGCCTTCTGGGCCGGGGGCGCTTTCCGGACCGTCGGCTTCCACCTGGGGGCCGACGCCGCCACCATTGACCTGAGCCCGCCGACGGCCACCCCGTGCCAGGTCGATGCTGCCTTCGACGCGGCCAACGCCGTGGTCTGGGAGGACCGCCCCGTGAGCGTCAGCTGCCACGACAAGGCGGAGACGGCGGAGTTGGGGTTGCGCAAGCCCACCGTTCGGGAGGGCCTCATCCGGGTGGTCACCGTGGCGGACTGCGACCGGTCGGCGTGCGGGGGGACCCACGTCCGGCGCACCGGCGAGGTGGGGATGATCGCCTTCCTCCGGAGCGAGAAGCTCAAGGACAAGCTCCGCATCCACTTCGCCTGCGGCGGCCGTGCCCACCGCCGCTTCCGGGCCGAGCACCGGGTGATCTCCGACCTGTGCGCCCTGACCACCACCGGCGTCCCGGAACTCGTGCAGCGGGTGAAGTCCCTCCAGACGGACGTCAAGGCCCTGGAGCGCGAGGCCGGCCGCCTGAAGGGGGAGATCCTGAAATCGGGGGTTCCCCGGCTCCTGGCGGAAGCGGTGAAGGTCGGGCCCGCCGCCGTGGTGATATGCGCCCTGGACGAGCCCTCCGCCCAGGCCCAGGCCCTCTGCCGCGCCCTGCTGGAGGCGGGGCGCCTCGTGGCGGCCGTGGTGGGGTCCTCCCGGGACGGCACCCTCTTCCTGGGGCGAACCCCCGACCTGTCCCCCGACCTGACCCGCCTGGCGGCCGCGCTGCGCGAGCGCTTCTCCGGGAAGGGCGGCGGACGTCCGGACCTGGCGCAGGTCGGCAGCCTGGACCCCGGGCGCCTGGGGGAAGCCTTGACTTACTGCGGGGAGTGGCTCGGGAGGGAGATCGGGACGCCGTGA
- a CDS encoding GtrA family protein yields the protein MSRERFRWLLKNAWQFTRFALVGACNTLVDFAVTNLLVLSFHPRTGLGYLFVSLTACAVATLNSYFMNQRWTFRTASGEPARGALSKFYLVAGVSLLINTSVFLFFVRFLPSRFALDELAVVNLAKLAGVVVAFTVSFLGYRFGVFHTESVREFRRKHAFDLEGGPSFLRQGVVLVLGALAARLGYLLLAGAVYGRGAECAAAARTLAAGGLLDPGSFPGGPFCLWQALFVKLGLGPSAAPVLASLVPGVLLMLPVAWMARRLFGPRAAWLAGAFTAVHPRLVEYSCNGFPEGFSLLFFTLAVASITALPGRGGAGSGMRAGASFGVAAAVSSELTLAFGAALVMVPYYARKGLPREGAGKGVPWRRVVSSLVGGGVAFVALTSMARAWTGAWLPLPAVASLAGYPARFMDMLMTLPGVVLTPTAVLAMMLPIFLGRATVMRNARLPLLLMLLFPVLYYPLSPRDPALLLPALVPLQIFGAAGLMALAAYTSREVKISGLRQWLAAGILVFSAAVCAWRGLEVARSFPETPPPARAKPSARLRGTPSGEVAGLAGLPAVAGVSAPVPWKAHVPGPGGHTILGDVRVVAGFPGPGGERPVDLWVLLPDGYDGSKTRYPVLYVFGGPAAFDAAASAEGEWNLDETLALLRAAKKKRTAIVVCWAPSAGPAVWGGAPAAREETGDLPRFVAESLKPSVDTAFRTRPERESTGVLGAGDGSWPAFETWLRYPDRFGRVAVFSLRGVPGPETLEAYTDGASRGRKGARLYVHLTPSAAALPTGPGESPADAAARLQRAHDAERLVVFLETLGYGKGELLTAAGEGEPDGPSAWSRRAPEALLWLLK from the coding sequence GTGAGCCGGGAACGATTTCGCTGGCTGCTGAAGAACGCCTGGCAGTTCACCCGGTTTGCGTTGGTGGGCGCCTGCAACACGCTGGTCGATTTCGCGGTCACGAACCTGCTGGTCCTGTCCTTCCACCCGCGCACCGGCCTGGGCTACCTTTTCGTCTCCCTCACCGCCTGCGCGGTGGCCACCCTGAACTCCTACTTCATGAACCAGCGGTGGACGTTCCGCACGGCCTCGGGGGAGCCGGCGCGGGGCGCGCTCTCCAAGTTCTACCTCGTGGCGGGGGTCTCCCTGCTGATCAACACGTCCGTGTTCCTCTTCTTCGTCCGCTTCCTGCCGTCCCGCTTTGCCCTGGACGAGCTGGCGGTGGTGAACCTGGCCAAGCTGGCCGGGGTGGTGGTGGCGTTCACCGTCTCCTTCCTGGGTTACCGCTTCGGTGTCTTTCACACCGAGTCGGTGCGGGAGTTCCGGCGGAAGCACGCCTTCGACCTGGAGGGCGGCCCGTCCTTCCTCCGGCAGGGCGTGGTGCTGGTCCTGGGGGCCCTCGCCGCCCGGCTGGGGTACCTGCTCCTGGCGGGAGCGGTGTACGGGCGGGGCGCCGAGTGCGCCGCCGCCGCCCGGACCCTCGCCGCTGGAGGCCTTCTCGACCCGGGCTCGTTCCCCGGCGGGCCCTTCTGCCTCTGGCAGGCCCTCTTCGTCAAGCTCGGGCTCGGGCCGTCCGCCGCCCCCGTCCTGGCGTCGCTGGTCCCCGGCGTGCTGCTGATGCTTCCCGTGGCCTGGATGGCCCGCAGGCTCTTCGGGCCGCGCGCCGCCTGGCTGGCGGGGGCGTTCACCGCCGTGCACCCGAGGCTGGTCGAATACTCCTGCAACGGTTTCCCCGAGGGTTTCTCCCTGCTGTTCTTCACGCTGGCCGTGGCCTCCATCACGGCGCTCCCGGGCCGGGGAGGAGCGGGGTCGGGGATGCGGGCGGGGGCCTCTTTCGGGGTGGCCGCCGCCGTGAGCAGCGAGCTGACCCTCGCCTTCGGGGCCGCGCTCGTCATGGTCCCGTACTACGCCCGAAAGGGCCTCCCGCGGGAGGGTGCGGGGAAGGGGGTCCCGTGGAGGAGGGTGGTCTCCAGCCTCGTCGGGGGGGGCGTCGCGTTTGTCGCGTTGACTTCCATGGCCCGTGCATGGACGGGCGCCTGGCTGCCCCTGCCGGCCGTCGCTTCTCTGGCGGGTTACCCGGCCCGTTTCATGGACATGCTGATGACCCTGCCGGGGGTCGTCCTCACCCCGACGGCCGTCCTGGCCATGATGCTTCCGATCTTTCTGGGGAGGGCCACGGTGATGCGCAACGCCCGGTTGCCGCTGCTGCTCATGCTGCTGTTTCCCGTCCTGTACTATCCCCTCTCGCCCCGCGACCCGGCGCTGCTGCTGCCGGCCCTCGTCCCCCTGCAGATTTTCGGCGCCGCGGGGCTCATGGCCCTGGCCGCCTACACCTCGCGGGAGGTGAAGATCTCCGGCCTCCGTCAGTGGCTGGCGGCGGGCATCCTCGTGTTCTCCGCCGCCGTCTGCGCCTGGCGGGGCCTGGAGGTGGCCCGGTCCTTCCCCGAAACGCCGCCGCCGGCCCGGGCGAAGCCGTCCGCCCGGCTCCGCGGGACGCCTTCCGGGGAGGTGGCCGGGCTCGCCGGGCTTCCGGCCGTTGCAGGCGTTTCCGCGCCGGTCCCGTGGAAGGCCCACGTCCCCGGCCCCGGCGGCCACACCATTCTGGGTGACGTGCGGGTGGTGGCGGGCTTTCCCGGGCCGGGGGGGGAACGCCCCGTGGACCTGTGGGTCCTGCTCCCCGACGGGTACGACGGCTCGAAGACCCGCTACCCCGTCCTCTACGTGTTCGGAGGGCCCGCTGCTTTCGACGCCGCCGCCTCGGCGGAGGGAGAGTGGAACCTGGACGAGACCCTGGCCCTGCTGCGGGCGGCGAAGAAGAAGCGGACGGCCATCGTGGTCTGCTGGGCGCCCTCCGCGGGCCCGGCGGTCTGGGGGGGCGCACCCGCTGCCCGCGAGGAGACGGGCGACCTCCCCCGCTTCGTGGCCGAGAGCCTCAAACCCTCGGTGGACACCGCCTTCCGCACCCGGCCGGAGCGGGAGAGCACGGGGGTGCTGGGCGCCGGCGACGGCAGCTGGCCGGCCTTCGAGACCTGGCTGCGCTACCCGGACCGTTTCGGGCGCGTGGCGGTCTTCTCCCTCCGGGGCGTCCCGGGCCCCGAAACCCTGGAGGCGTACACCGATGGCGCTTCCCGGGGGAGGAAGGGCGCTCGCCTCTACGTTCACCTCACGCCGTCGGCCGCGGCGCTGCCGACGGGCCCGGGCGAGTCCCCGGCCGACGCGGCGGCGAGGTTGCAGCGGGCCCACGACGCGGAGCGCCTGGTCGTCTTCCTGGAAACCCTCGGGTACGGGAAGGGCGAACTCCTGACCGCCGCCGGGGAGGGGGAACCGGACGGGCCTTCCGCCTGGTCCAGAAGGGCCCCCGAGGCGCTGCTCTGGCTGCTGAAGTAG